A portion of the Citrobacter rodentium NBRC 105723 = DSM 16636 genome contains these proteins:
- the ggt gene encoding gamma-glutamyltransferase — protein MMKPTFLRRVAIAALLSGSCFSVIAAPPPPPPVSYGVEEDVFHPVRAKQGMVASVDAMATQVGVDILRQGGNAVDAAVAVGYALAVTHPQAGNLGGGGFMLLRTKEGNTTAIDFREMAPANATRDMFLDDQGNPDSKKSLTSHLASGTPGTVAGFSLALEKYGTMPLNKVVRPAIKLAEEGFVVNDALADDLKNYGSEVIPHHENSKAIFWKEGEPLKKGDRLVQKNLAKSLELIAENGPDAFYKGAIAGQIAQEMQKNGGLISKEDLASYQAVERTPISGDYRGYQVFSMPPPSSGGIHIVQILNILENFDMKKYGFGSADAMQIMAEAEKYAYADRSEYLGDPDFVKVPWQALTDKAYAKSIAGQIDLNKAKPSSQIKPGKLEPYESNQTTHFSVVDKDGNAVAVTYTLNTTFGTGIVAGNTGILLNNEMDDFSAKPGVPNVYGLVGGDANAVGPKKRPLSSMSPTIVVKDGKTWLVTGSPGGSRIITTVLQMIVNSIDYGMNVAEATNAPRFHHQWLPDELRVEKGFSPDTLKLLEQRGQKVALKEAMGSTQSIMVGPDGELYGASDPRSVDDLTAGY, from the coding sequence ATGATGAAACCGACGTTTTTGCGCCGGGTAGCCATTGCTGCTCTGCTCTCAGGAAGCTGTTTTAGTGTTATTGCCGCGCCGCCACCGCCGCCGCCAGTCTCATATGGCGTGGAGGAAGATGTATTTCATCCCGTTCGCGCGAAGCAGGGCATGGTGGCCTCTGTGGATGCAATGGCGACGCAGGTGGGCGTGGATATTCTCAGACAGGGCGGTAATGCCGTCGATGCCGCCGTCGCCGTGGGCTACGCGCTGGCGGTGACCCATCCGCAGGCGGGGAACCTGGGCGGCGGCGGCTTTATGCTGCTGCGTACCAAAGAGGGCAACACCACCGCCATCGATTTTCGCGAAATGGCGCCCGCTAACGCTACGCGCGATATGTTCCTTGACGATCAGGGGAATCCCGACAGTAAAAAATCGCTGACTTCGCATCTGGCTTCCGGTACGCCGGGCACGGTGGCGGGCTTTTCGCTGGCGCTGGAAAAATACGGCACGATGCCGCTAAATAAAGTGGTGCGCCCGGCGATCAAACTGGCGGAAGAGGGCTTTGTGGTTAACGATGCGCTGGCGGACGATCTGAAAAACTATGGCAGTGAAGTCATTCCCCATCATGAAAACAGCAAAGCGATCTTCTGGAAAGAGGGGGAGCCGCTGAAGAAGGGCGACAGGCTGGTGCAGAAAAACCTGGCGAAAAGCCTGGAGCTGATTGCCGAAAACGGTCCGGACGCGTTCTATAAAGGGGCGATTGCCGGGCAGATTGCTCAGGAGATGCAGAAAAACGGCGGGCTTATCAGCAAAGAGGATTTAGCCAGCTACCAGGCGGTGGAGCGCACGCCGATTAGCGGCGATTATCGCGGCTATCAGGTCTTCTCCATGCCGCCGCCTTCATCCGGTGGAATACATATTGTGCAGATCCTCAATATCCTCGAAAACTTCGATATGAAGAAATATGGCTTTGGCAGCGCGGACGCCATGCAGATCATGGCGGAAGCAGAAAAATATGCCTACGCCGACCGCTCGGAATACCTGGGCGATCCGGATTTTGTCAAAGTGCCGTGGCAGGCGCTGACCGACAAAGCCTACGCCAAATCGATTGCCGGGCAGATTGACCTTAACAAGGCGAAGCCATCGAGCCAGATCAAACCCGGTAAGCTGGAGCCTTATGAGAGTAACCAGACCACCCACTTCTCGGTGGTGGATAAAGACGGCAATGCGGTGGCGGTGACTTACACCCTGAACACCACCTTCGGCACCGGCATCGTGGCGGGCAACACCGGCATACTGCTCAATAATGAGATGGATGATTTCTCCGCGAAACCGGGCGTGCCGAACGTTTACGGGCTGGTGGGCGGCGATGCCAACGCCGTCGGGCCGAAGAAGCGCCCGCTGTCGTCGATGTCGCCGACCATCGTGGTCAAAGATGGTAAAACCTGGCTGGTGACCGGCAGTCCGGGCGGCAGCCGCATCATCACGACTGTGCTACAGATGATAGTGAACAGCATTGATTATGGGATGAACGTCGCAGAAGCCACTAACGCGCCGCGCTTCCATCATCAGTGGCTACCGGATGAGCTGCGGGTAGAGAAAGGCTTTAGCCCGGATACGCTCAAACTGCTGGAGCAAAGGGGGCAAAAAGTCGCGCTGAAAGAGGCGATGGGCAGCACCCAGAGCATCATGGTCGGGCCGGACGGCGAACTGTACGGGGCATCTGACCCACGTTCCGTGGATGATTTAACGGCGGGGTATTAA
- a CDS encoding DUF2756 family protein yields MKRLFMLTVLLPFACFAQPFNTMNNPNQPGYQIPSQQRMQTQMQSQQIQQKGMLNQQLRTQTQLQQQHLQTQMNNNQQRIQQGQLHEQTLPNSGGGMLNGGTGQSSGGKMLPQRQNGDMLNRQN; encoded by the coding sequence ATGAAACGACTCTTCATGTTGACAGTACTTCTGCCGTTTGCCTGTTTCGCTCAGCCGTTTAACACCATGAACAACCCGAACCAGCCGGGATATCAGATCCCCAGCCAGCAGCGAATGCAAACGCAAATGCAGTCGCAGCAGATCCAGCAAAAAGGGATGCTCAATCAGCAGCTCAGAACCCAGACCCAGCTACAGCAGCAGCATCTGCAAACGCAAATGAACAATAACCAGCAGCGTATCCAGCAGGGCCAGCTGCATGAGCAGACGCTGCCCAACAGCGGCGGCGGTATGCTGAACGGCGGTACCGGCCAGAGCAGCGGCGGGAAGATGCTGCCCCAGCGGCAGAACGGCGATATGCTTAACCGGCAGAACTAA
- the ugpQ gene encoding glycerophosphodiester phosphodiesterase — translation MNNWPYPHIVAHRGGGRLAPENTLAAIDVGARCGHRMIEFDAKLSKNGEIFLLHDDNLERTSNGWGVAGALNWQALQHVDAGSWYSGEFKGEPLPLLSQVAARCRQYGMMANIEIKPTTGVGPLTGKTIALVAEYLWQGMTAPLLSSFDIDALEAAQAAAPQLPRGLLMDAWRDDWQALTFRLGCVSIHLNHKLLDEARVRMLKEAGLRILVYTVNQPRRAAELLRWGVDCICTDAIDLIGPDFSSAG, via the coding sequence ATGAATAACTGGCCGTATCCTCACATCGTCGCCCATCGCGGCGGCGGCAGACTGGCGCCGGAAAACACCCTTGCGGCAATCGACGTTGGCGCCCGCTGCGGCCACAGGATGATCGAGTTTGACGCTAAGCTGTCGAAAAACGGCGAAATATTTCTCCTGCATGACGATAACCTTGAGCGCACCAGCAACGGCTGGGGCGTAGCGGGCGCTCTCAACTGGCAGGCGTTACAGCATGTCGATGCGGGTAGCTGGTACAGCGGCGAGTTTAAAGGCGAACCGCTGCCGCTGTTGTCGCAAGTAGCGGCGCGTTGCCGCCAGTACGGGATGATGGCCAATATCGAAATCAAACCGACCACCGGCGTCGGGCCGCTGACCGGCAAGACGATCGCGCTTGTCGCAGAGTATCTGTGGCAGGGCATGACCGCGCCGCTGCTCTCATCCTTTGATATTGACGCGCTGGAAGCGGCCCAGGCCGCCGCGCCGCAGCTGCCGCGCGGCTTACTGATGGATGCGTGGCGCGACGACTGGCAGGCGCTGACGTTCCGCTTAGGCTGCGTGTCGATTCATCTTAATCACAAACTGCTTGATGAAGCGCGCGTGCGGATGCTGAAAGAAGCCGGACTGCGTATCCTGGTTTACACCGTCAACCAACCCCGGCGCGCCGCTGAGCTGCTGCGCTGGGGCGTGGACTGTATCTGTACCGATGCGATCGACCTGATTGGCCCGGATTTTAGTTCTGCCGGTTAA
- a CDS encoding sn-glycerol-3-phosphate import ATP-binding protein UgpC, translated as MAGLKLQAVTKSWDGKTQIIQPLTLDVADGEFIVMVGPSGCGKSTLLRMVAGLERVTSGDIWIDRQRVTEMEPRDRGIAMVFQNYALYPHMSVEENMAWGLKIRGMGRAHIAQRVKEAARILELDGLLQRRPRELSGGQRQRVAMGRAIVRDPAVFLFDEPLSNLDAKLRVQMRLELQHLHRRLKTTSLYVTHDQVEAMTLARRVMVMNKGVAEQIGTPVEVYEKPASRFVASFIGSPAMNLLAGRIDSTGSHFVLENGMALPCNGDYRGYAGRKMTLGIRPEHIALSSQAEGGVPVTVDTLEILGADNLAHGRWGEQKLVVRLAHQQRPAAGSTLWLHLPQHHLHLFDGETGQRV; from the coding sequence ATGGCAGGTTTAAAACTTCAGGCAGTAACCAAAAGCTGGGACGGCAAAACCCAGATTATTCAGCCGCTGACGCTCGACGTAGCGGACGGCGAATTTATCGTGATGGTCGGTCCCTCCGGCTGCGGCAAATCCACGCTGCTGCGGATGGTGGCCGGGCTGGAGCGCGTCACCTCCGGCGATATCTGGATAGATCGCCAGCGCGTCACTGAAATGGAGCCCAGGGACAGAGGTATCGCGATGGTGTTTCAGAACTACGCGCTCTATCCGCATATGAGCGTCGAAGAGAACATGGCGTGGGGGCTGAAAATCCGCGGCATGGGCAGGGCGCATATTGCGCAGCGGGTTAAAGAGGCGGCGCGTATCCTTGAGCTGGACGGCCTGTTGCAGCGTCGTCCGCGCGAGCTTTCCGGCGGCCAGCGCCAGCGCGTGGCGATGGGGCGCGCCATCGTGCGCGATCCGGCGGTATTCCTTTTCGACGAGCCGCTCTCCAACCTCGACGCTAAACTGCGCGTGCAGATGCGGCTGGAGCTTCAGCATCTGCACCGGCGGCTGAAAACCACTTCGCTGTACGTTACCCACGATCAGGTGGAGGCAATGACCCTTGCCCGGCGGGTAATGGTGATGAACAAGGGTGTCGCCGAGCAGATCGGCACGCCGGTTGAGGTCTATGAAAAGCCCGCCAGCCGCTTTGTGGCGAGCTTTATCGGCAGTCCGGCGATGAATCTGCTGGCAGGGCGCATCGATTCTACGGGTAGCCATTTTGTTCTGGAAAACGGCATGGCGCTGCCGTGCAATGGCGATTATCGCGGCTACGCCGGACGCAAAATGACGCTCGGTATCCGTCCGGAGCATATTGCGCTAAGCTCGCAGGCGGAAGGCGGCGTGCCTGTGACGGTGGATACCCTGGAGATACTGGGGGCTGATAACCTCGCACACGGACGCTGGGGCGAGCAAAAGCTGGTGGTTCGCCTCGCGCATCAGCAGCGCCCGGCGGCAGGCAGTACGCTGTGGCTGCATCTGCCGCAACATCATTTGCACCTTTTTGATGGTGAAACAGGACAACGTGTATGA
- the ugpE gene encoding sn-glycerol-3-phosphate ABC transporter permease UgpE has protein sequence MIENRRGLTLFSHTILILGIAVILFPLYVAFVAATLDNRAVFDTPMTLLPGSHLLENMKNIWLNGVGVNSAPFWRMMLNSFIMAFSITVGKITVSMLSAFAIVWFRFPLRNLFFWMIFITLMLPVEVRIFPTVEVIANLKMLDSYAGLTLPLMASATATFLFRQFFMTLPDELIEAARIDGASPMRFFRDIVLPLSKTNLAALFVITFIYGWNQYLWPLLIITDVNLGTTVAGIKGMIATGEGTTLWNQVMAAMLLTLIPPVVIVLAMQRAFVRGLVDSEK, from the coding sequence ATGATTGAGAACCGTCGCGGGCTGACGCTGTTCAGCCATACCATACTGATTCTGGGGATCGCGGTGATTTTGTTTCCGCTGTACGTGGCGTTTGTCGCGGCGACGCTGGATAACCGGGCGGTATTCGACACGCCGATGACGCTGCTCCCTGGTAGTCATCTGCTTGAAAACATGAAAAACATCTGGCTCAACGGCGTGGGCGTCAACAGTGCGCCGTTCTGGCGGATGATGCTCAACAGCTTCATCATGGCGTTCAGCATTACGGTGGGCAAAATCACCGTTTCGATGCTCTCCGCCTTCGCCATCGTCTGGTTCCGCTTTCCGCTGCGAAATCTGTTCTTCTGGATGATCTTTATCACCCTGATGCTGCCGGTCGAGGTGCGGATTTTCCCGACGGTAGAGGTGATTGCAAACCTGAAGATGCTCGACAGTTACGCAGGCTTAACCCTGCCGCTGATGGCCTCGGCCACGGCGACCTTTCTGTTCCGCCAGTTCTTTATGACCCTGCCGGATGAATTGATTGAAGCCGCGCGCATTGATGGCGCGTCGCCGATGCGTTTTTTTCGCGATATCGTGCTGCCGCTGTCGAAAACCAACCTCGCAGCGCTGTTCGTTATCACTTTTATTTACGGCTGGAACCAGTACCTGTGGCCGCTGCTGATTATCACCGACGTGAACCTCGGCACTACCGTGGCGGGCATCAAAGGGATGATCGCCACCGGCGAAGGCACCACGCTGTGGAATCAGGTGATGGCGGCGATGCTGCTCACCCTTATCCCCCCGGTCGTTATCGTTTTAGCCATGCAGCGCGCGTTCGTGCGTGGTTTAGTGGACAGTGAGAAATAA
- the ugpA gene encoding sn-glycerol-3-phosphate ABC transporter permease UgpA, with the protein MSSSRPVFRSRWLPYLLVAPQLVITVIFFIWPAGEALWYSLQSVDPFGLSSQFVGLENFVALFHDDYYLDSFWTTIKFSTLVTFSGLLASLFFAALVDYVVRGSRLYQTLMLLPYAVAPAVAAVLWIFLFNPGRGLITHFLAGFGYDWNHAQNSGQALFLVVFASVWKQISYNFLFFFAALQSIPRSLVEAAAIDGAGPVRRFFRLSLPLIAPVSFFLLVVNLVYAFFDTFPVIDAATAGGPVQATTTLIYKIYREGFAGLDLAASAAQSVVLIFLVILLTIVQFRYVERKVSYQ; encoded by the coding sequence ATGTCATCTTCCCGTCCGGTGTTCCGCTCGCGCTGGCTGCCTTACCTGCTGGTCGCGCCGCAGCTGGTTATCACCGTTATTTTCTTTATCTGGCCTGCGGGCGAGGCGCTGTGGTATTCGCTGCAAAGCGTCGATCCGTTTGGGCTCTCCAGCCAGTTCGTCGGGCTGGAGAACTTCGTCGCGCTGTTCCATGACGACTACTACCTTGATTCCTTCTGGACGACGATCAAATTCAGCACGCTGGTGACTTTCAGCGGCCTGCTGGCGTCGCTCTTTTTCGCCGCGCTGGTGGACTACGTGGTGCGCGGCAGTCGGTTATATCAGACGCTGATGCTGCTGCCCTATGCCGTTGCGCCCGCCGTCGCCGCCGTGCTGTGGATTTTCCTGTTTAACCCCGGTCGCGGGCTGATCACCCATTTTCTGGCCGGGTTCGGCTATGACTGGAACCATGCGCAGAACAGCGGACAGGCGCTGTTTCTGGTGGTGTTTGCCTCGGTCTGGAAGCAGATTAGTTACAACTTCTTATTCTTCTTTGCCGCCTTACAGTCAATTCCCCGTTCGCTGGTGGAAGCCGCCGCCATCGACGGCGCGGGGCCGGTGCGTCGCTTCTTTCGCCTTTCGCTGCCGCTGATTGCCCCGGTGAGCTTTTTCCTGCTGGTGGTCAACCTGGTATACGCCTTCTTCGACACCTTCCCGGTGATCGACGCCGCCACTGCCGGCGGTCCCGTGCAGGCGACCACCACGCTGATTTATAAGATCTATCGTGAAGGGTTCGCCGGGCTGGATCTCGCCGCCTCCGCCGCACAGTCGGTGGTGCTGATATTCCTTGTCATCCTCCTCACGATAGTGCAGTTCCGCTATGTGGAAAGAAAGGTGAGTTACCAATGA
- the ugpB gene encoding sn-glycerol-3-phosphate ABC transporter substrate-binding protein UgpB: MTLLRHTVLGLAVGLAFAMKAMAVTTIPFWHSMEGELGKEVDSLAQRFNAASPDYKIVPVYKGNYEQSLSAGIAAFRTGNAPAILQVYEVGTATMMASKAIKPVYEVFSDAGINFDESQFVPTVSGYYTDAKSGHLLSQPFNSSTPVLYYNKDAFKKAGLDPEQPPKTWQELADYTAKLKAAGIKCGYASGWQGWIQIENFSAWHGLPVASKNNGFDGTDAVLEFNKPEQVKHIALLQTLNKKGDFSYFGRKDESTEKFYNGDCAITTASSGSLADIRHYARFNYGVGMMPYDADVKGAPQNAIIGGASLWVMQGKDKETYTGVAKFLAFLAKPENAAEWHQKTGYLPITKAAYDLTREQGFYDKNPGADIATRQMLNKPPLPFTKGLRLGNMPQIRTVVDEELESVWTGKKTPQQALDAAVERGNQLLRRFVQSTKS; encoded by the coding sequence ATGACATTGTTACGACACACAGTTCTGGGTCTGGCAGTGGGGCTGGCTTTTGCAATGAAGGCAATGGCTGTCACCACGATTCCGTTCTGGCACTCAATGGAAGGGGAGCTGGGAAAAGAGGTCGATTCTCTGGCGCAGCGCTTTAACGCCGCCAGTCCGGATTACAAAATTGTGCCGGTGTACAAAGGCAACTACGAGCAGAGCCTGAGCGCGGGTATCGCGGCGTTTCGTACCGGCAACGCCCCGGCGATTTTGCAGGTGTATGAAGTGGGTACGGCGACCATGATGGCCTCGAAGGCGATTAAGCCGGTCTATGAAGTGTTCAGCGATGCGGGTATCAACTTTGACGAGTCGCAGTTTGTGCCGACCGTCTCCGGCTATTACACCGACGCCAAATCCGGTCATCTGCTGTCCCAGCCGTTTAACAGCTCCACGCCGGTGCTCTACTACAACAAAGACGCCTTCAAAAAAGCCGGTTTAGACCCGGAACAACCGCCGAAAACCTGGCAGGAGCTGGCGGATTACACCGCTAAGCTGAAGGCGGCGGGGATAAAATGCGGCTACGCCAGCGGCTGGCAGGGCTGGATTCAGATTGAAAATTTCAGCGCCTGGCACGGGCTGCCGGTGGCGAGCAAAAACAACGGCTTCGACGGCACTGATGCGGTGCTGGAGTTCAACAAGCCGGAGCAGGTAAAACACATTGCGCTGTTGCAGACGCTGAATAAGAAGGGCGATTTCAGCTACTTCGGGCGTAAAGACGAGTCCACCGAGAAGTTCTATAACGGCGACTGTGCTATTACCACCGCCTCTTCCGGTTCGCTGGCGGACATACGCCACTACGCCAGATTTAACTATGGCGTCGGGATGATGCCCTACGATGCGGATGTGAAGGGCGCGCCGCAGAACGCCATTATTGGCGGCGCGAGCCTGTGGGTCATGCAGGGTAAAGACAAAGAAACATACACCGGCGTGGCGAAGTTTCTCGCCTTCCTGGCGAAGCCGGAAAACGCCGCCGAGTGGCATCAGAAAACCGGCTATCTGCCGATCACCAAAGCCGCTTACGATTTGACGCGTGAGCAGGGCTTCTATGACAAAAATCCCGGCGCGGATATTGCCACGCGGCAGATGCTGAACAAGCCGCCGCTGCCGTTCACCAAAGGGCTGCGCCTGGGCAATATGCCGCAGATCCGCACCGTAGTGGACGAAGAGCTGGAAAGCGTATGGACCGGTAAGAAAACCCCTCAGCAGGCGCTGGATGCTGCCGTCGAGCGCGGTAATCAGCTGCTGCGCCGCTTTGTACAGTCAACCAAATCGTAA
- a CDS encoding type II toxin-antitoxin system death-on-curing family toxin, producing MSVQFISAEEIVRFHDKLLSVTPGVAGMPDPGRAEALLYRVLNKYEYEGVTDVWLLAAMHLLAISRGHIFNDGNKRTALFITLLFLKRNGITLKANPDFVAMTVEAAAGRLSLEEIAELLRR from the coding sequence ATGAGTGTGCAATTTATCTCAGCGGAAGAGATAGTCCGGTTTCATGACAAACTGCTGAGCGTCACGCCCGGCGTAGCGGGAATGCCGGATCCCGGGCGAGCGGAAGCTCTTTTGTATCGTGTCCTGAATAAGTATGAATACGAAGGCGTCACGGATGTCTGGCTCCTTGCGGCCATGCATCTGTTGGCTATCTCCCGTGGTCATATTTTCAACGACGGCAATAAACGCACAGCCCTGTTCATCACCCTGCTTTTTCTCAAACGCAACGGCATTACGCTGAAGGCCAATCCGGATTTTGTGGCGATGACGGTCGAGGCTGCTGCGGGTCGCTTATCCCTCGAAGAGATTGCTGAGCTTTTACGCCGCTAG
- a CDS encoding type II toxin-antitoxin system Phd/YefM family antitoxin — protein MRTMNYSEARQNLASALDSAATGTPVTITRRGHKPAVIISAEEFERYQAAKLDAEFEAIMAVHGNEIRELADK, from the coding sequence ATGCGTACAATGAACTATAGCGAAGCCCGCCAGAATCTTGCTTCCGCACTGGATTCTGCGGCTACCGGAACGCCAGTTACCATCACGCGTCGTGGGCATAAGCCCGCCGTCATCATCAGCGCCGAAGAGTTTGAACGCTATCAGGCAGCAAAACTGGATGCGGAATTTGAGGCGATTATGGCGGTTCATGGAAATGAAATAAGGGAACTGGCTGATAAATGA
- the livF gene encoding high-affinity branched-chain amino acid ABC transporter ATP-binding protein LivF, translating to MEKVMLSFDKVSAHYGKIQALHEVSLHINQGEIVTLIGANGAGKTTLLGTLCGDPRASSGRIVFDDKDITDWQTAGIMREAVAIVPEGRRVFSRMTVEENLAMGGFFAERDQFQERIRWVYELFPRLHERRIQRAGTMSGGEQQMLAIGRALMSQPRLLLLDEPSLGLAPIIIQQIFDTIEQLREQGMTIFLVEQNANQALKLADRGYVLENGHVVLSDTGDALLANEAVRSAYLGG from the coding sequence ATGGAAAAAGTCATGTTGTCGTTTGACAAAGTCAGTGCCCACTACGGCAAAATCCAGGCGCTGCACGAGGTAAGCCTGCATATCAATCAGGGGGAAATCGTGACCCTGATCGGCGCTAACGGGGCGGGGAAAACTACGCTGCTCGGCACGCTGTGCGGCGATCCGCGTGCCTCCAGCGGGCGGATTGTATTTGATGATAAAGACATTACCGACTGGCAAACCGCCGGAATCATGCGGGAAGCGGTGGCGATTGTTCCGGAAGGGCGGCGCGTCTTCTCCCGTATGACGGTGGAAGAGAACCTGGCGATGGGCGGCTTTTTCGCCGAGCGTGACCAGTTTCAGGAGCGCATCAGGTGGGTGTACGAGCTCTTCCCGCGCCTGCACGAGCGTCGCATTCAGCGGGCGGGCACCATGTCCGGCGGCGAACAGCAGATGCTGGCGATAGGCCGCGCGCTGATGAGTCAGCCCCGGTTGCTGCTGCTGGATGAGCCGTCGCTGGGCCTTGCGCCGATCATTATCCAGCAGATCTTCGACACCATCGAACAGCTGCGCGAGCAGGGAATGACTATCTTCCTCGTCGAGCAAAACGCCAATCAGGCGCTGAAGCTCGCCGACCGCGGCTACGTGCTGGAGAACGGCCACGTGGTGCTGTCCGATACCGGCGACGCGTTGCTGGCGAATGAAGCGGTACGGAGTGCGTACCTCGGCGGCTGA
- the livG gene encoding high-affinity branched-chain amino acid ABC transporter ATP-binding protein LivG, with product MSQPLLSVNGLMMRFGGLLAVNNVELELRPQEIVSLIGPNGAGKTTVFNCLTGFYKPTGGTIRLRDQHLEGLPGQQIARMGVVRTFQHVRLFREMTVIENLLVAQHHQLKTGVFSGLLKTPAFRRAQSEALDRAATWLERIGLLEHANRQASNLAYGDQRRLEIARCMVTQPEILMLDEPAAGLNPKETKELDELIAELRNHHNTTILLIEHDMKLVMGISDRIYVVNQGTPLANGTPEQIRNNPDVIRAYLGEA from the coding sequence ATGAGTCAGCCATTATTATCGGTTAACGGCCTGATGATGCGCTTCGGCGGTCTGCTGGCGGTGAACAACGTTGAGCTGGAGCTGCGCCCGCAGGAGATTGTCTCCCTGATTGGGCCGAACGGCGCCGGGAAAACCACGGTCTTTAACTGCCTTACCGGGTTTTATAAGCCGACCGGCGGCACCATCAGGCTACGCGATCAGCATCTGGAAGGGCTGCCGGGCCAGCAAATCGCCCGGATGGGCGTGGTGCGTACCTTCCAGCACGTGCGTCTGTTCCGCGAAATGACGGTGATCGAAAACCTGCTGGTCGCGCAGCATCATCAGCTGAAAACCGGCGTCTTTTCCGGCCTGCTGAAAACCCCGGCCTTCCGTCGGGCGCAGAGCGAAGCGCTGGATCGCGCCGCCACTTGGCTTGAGCGTATCGGCCTGCTGGAGCACGCCAACCGTCAGGCCAGCAACCTGGCCTACGGCGACCAGCGTCGTCTGGAGATCGCCCGCTGCATGGTGACCCAGCCGGAGATCCTGATGCTCGATGAACCGGCGGCGGGCCTTAACCCGAAAGAGACCAAAGAGCTGGATGAACTGATCGCCGAGCTGCGTAACCATCACAACACCACCATTCTGCTGATTGAGCACGATATGAAGCTGGTGATGGGCATTTCCGACCGTATTTACGTGGTTAACCAGGGGACGCCGCTGGCGAACGGCACGCCGGAGCAGATTCGTAATAACCCGGACGTGATCCGCGCATATCTTGGTGAGGCATAA
- the livM gene encoding branched chain amino acid ABC transporter permease LivM → MKPMHFAMALFSAAMFFVLAGVFMGVQLELDGTKLVVDRAADIRWQWIFIGTAVVFFFQLLRPAFQKGLKSVSGPKFILPAIDGSTVKQKLFLIALLVVAVAWPFMVTRGTVDIATLTMIYIILGLGLNVVVGLSGLLVLGYGGFYAIGAYTFALLNHYYGLGFWTCLPLAGLAAAAAGFLLGFPVLRLRGDYLAIVTLGFGEIVRILLLNNTEVTGGPNGISQIPKPTLFGLEFSRTAREGGWDTFSNFFGIKYDPSDRVIFLYLVALLLVVLSLFVINRLLRMPLGRAWEALREDEIACRSLGLSPTRIKLTAFTISAAFAGFAGTLFAARQGFVSPESFTFAESAFVLAIVVLGGMGSQFAVILAAILLVVSRELMRDFNEYSMLMLGGLMVLMMIWRPEGLLPMTRPQLKLKRKQAEGEQA, encoded by the coding sequence ATGAAACCGATGCATTTTGCTATGGCGCTGTTCTCTGCCGCCATGTTCTTCGTGCTGGCGGGCGTTTTTATGGGCGTTCAGCTGGAGCTGGACGGCACGAAGCTGGTGGTGGATCGCGCCGCCGACATCCGCTGGCAGTGGATATTTATCGGCACCGCGGTGGTCTTTTTCTTCCAGCTTCTGCGCCCGGCGTTCCAGAAAGGGCTGAAAAGCGTTTCCGGGCCGAAGTTTATTCTGCCGGCCATTGACGGCTCGACCGTTAAGCAGAAGCTGTTTCTGATCGCCCTGCTGGTGGTGGCCGTCGCGTGGCCGTTTATGGTGACGCGCGGTACGGTGGATATCGCCACCCTGACCATGATTTACATCATTCTTGGCCTGGGGCTGAACGTGGTGGTCGGCTTGTCCGGCCTGCTGGTGCTGGGCTACGGCGGTTTTTACGCCATCGGCGCCTACACCTTCGCGCTGCTGAATCACTATTACGGCCTCGGCTTCTGGACTTGCCTGCCGCTGGCGGGGCTGGCGGCGGCGGCCGCAGGTTTCCTGCTCGGCTTCCCGGTACTGCGTCTGCGCGGCGATTATCTGGCCATTGTCACCTTAGGCTTTGGCGAGATCGTTCGCATTCTGCTGCTGAACAATACTGAAGTGACCGGCGGTCCGAACGGCATCAGCCAGATCCCGAAACCGACCCTGTTTGGCCTTGAGTTCAGCCGCACCGCCCGCGAAGGCGGCTGGGACACCTTCAGCAACTTCTTCGGTATCAAATATGATCCGTCCGATCGGGTGATTTTCCTCTACCTGGTGGCGCTACTGCTGGTAGTGCTGAGCCTGTTCGTCATTAACCGGCTGCTGCGGATGCCGCTGGGCCGCGCGTGGGAAGCGCTGCGCGAAGATGAGATCGCCTGCCGTTCGCTGGGCCTGAGCCCGACGCGCATCAAGCTGACCGCCTTTACCATCAGCGCCGCGTTCGCCGGTTTCGCCGGTACGCTGTTCGCCGCGCGCCAGGGCTTTGTCAGCCCGGAATCGTTCACCTTCGCCGAATCGGCGTTTGTGCTGGCTATTGTCGTGTTGGGTGGCATGGGCTCGCAGTTCGCGGTAATACTGGCGGCGATTCTGCTGGTGGTGTCGCGCGAACTGATGCGTGACTTCAATGAATACAGCATGTTGATGCTGGGTGGTTTGATGGTGCTGATGATGATCTGGCGTCCTGAAGGCTTGCTGCCGATGACCCGTCCACAGCTGAAGCTGAAGCGCAAACAGGCGGAAGGAGAGCAGGCATGA